The Cyanobacteriota bacterium genomic sequence CATGGCAAGCCTCCGTTAGTACAGGTCAGTCAGCAGGATTGTATATAGCCTGAGCAAAATAGGATGGGCCTGAAACAGGTGATAGAGATCCCCTGTCTGATCATCCGTATTAATGGCATTAGCGTGGGTCAGTTTTTTCAGTAGTTCAAGATGACGATTCAACAAATGTTGGCGGTCTGGTGATGTAACTTGAGCACGGACGTAACCATCAGTGTCAGTTGCGCTCGTAAGGTTGACCAAGGGAGTTGGTGTTTTGGGTGGTTGAGGGGTTATAGAAGGTGATAGTCTGCGGATTCCTCTGGGTTTACTGGATGCATTCGCTGCCTTGAGGGGAATCTGAATCCAAAATTCTGCTCCTTCACCAGGGTGCGATCGACACTTCAGCAAACCACCATGCCGCTCCACAATGATTTGATGGCTGATAGCCATTCCTAAGCCAGTACCCTTGCCGACTTCCTTAGTGGTGAAGAATGGATCAAATAGCCGCTGCTTCACATCTTCCGTCATCCCTGGCCCATTATCAGCAATTCGGATGACCACAGATTTTGTCGATTCTGGCGGGCAGTCTTGGGTCTTAGCACCATGTTCGGGATAGGCATCAATCAGTTCAGTGTGGATAGTAATTTTGGGTTGCCAGGATACTGGTTGATCAGCAGGATGAGAGGCTAATGCTTGGTATTTAAGGGCTGAAAACTCGTCTAAGGCATCGATCGCGTTGACCAAAATGTTCATGAACACCTGATTAAGTTGCCCTGGATAGCATTCCACCAAGGGCAAGTTGCCATATTGCTTAACAACTTCAATGCCAGGATGGTGACCACGGGGCTTGAGTCGATTGTGCAGAATCATAAGTGTGCTGTCGAGGCCATCGTGAATGTCAACAGCTTTCATTTCGGCCTCATCTAAGCGGGAGAAGTTGCGCAGGGATTTCACAATTTCTAGGATGCGATCAGCTCCAACTTGCATCGATGTCAGCAACTGGGGTAAATCTTCCATCAAAAACTCTAGGTCGATCGCTTCTGAAAAAGCTTGCAAGTCTGGAGGCATCGGATCCAGTAGTTTGCGATAGCGCATCAACAGTTCCAATAAATCTTGCACGTAGCCGCTAGCATGAACCAGATTGCCGTAGATAAAGTTGACTGGGTTGTTGATTTCATGGGCTACGCCGGCCACTAGCTGCCCTAGGCTAGACATTTTTTCAGTTTGAATCAGTTGTGCCTGGGCATGTTGCAGGTCTATCAGCGCAGCGTGAAGTTGTTGCGCTTGGGTTTGGGCTGCATCGGCAGCGGCTAGAGCTTGTTGATGTAACAGTGCCTTTTCAATTGCCATCGCCGTCTGAGAGGCAAAGATACTCACTTGCTTCAGGTCTTCGGTAGAGTAAGGTGTAGCGTTAGTAGTAGCTATGACGATCGCCCCAGTTACTTGCTCTTCAGTAATTAGCGGCACACAGATGAGATTCTGAACAGCCCTATCACCTTCAAACGGACGAGGGTCTGTAGAGAGTTGATTCACAAGTTCCTCGCGTCCTGCCTGCACAATGTTGCCAATCAACCCCTCCCCTAGGCTAATGGCGGTCGGTAGCTGCAAATCTGCGCCCACTTGAGATAGCACCTCTAGTTGGCTAGTGCCAGCACGTCGCAACAACATAACACCGCTGGTGGCCTCGACCAACGTGTAGGCTTCCCGCAACACGAGTTGGGCAATCTCTTGCAAATCTAAGCTGGCAGTAAGCTTGGTCGAAATTTCATAAAAGAGGTCAAGCTCGTGATATTTCTCCAACAACTCATTGGCAAGTCCACGCTTTTCTAAGTCTTGTTTAGCTAAGTAAGTCAGCAACTTGGCTATATGTGCTGCTGGAGCAGTACCCTGAACATGACCGATCGTCACCGCCTCTACCACGACTGGAAAGCAGGAGGCGATCGCCTGCTTTGTCCCCTGATAAGAATCAGGTTGCCCCAGCCTCAGCAGACAGTCCCCCTTTATATCAACAACCTCAATATAGGCGTTGAAACTGCTGCCAATCTCGGTTAGTAATGCAGCTAGCTCTGGTTTTGCCAGTAATTTCTTTAGGTTGACTTGCACACTAAACCTCTACTTACACACCCATTGAACTATCAGATTACATTAGCCATGTTTTATAGACCCAATAGCTCACCAAACTGCATCAGACATTGCAATAACAATTCGGAATTACTGTGGACCACAAGTGGATCAACAAGATGTATAGACAATCGCAGATACCTCCACTAATCCTCGTGAATCGAAAGATTACAACGTCATGGTTCTAACGTTGGTCATGCATGTGCTGGTTGTCTGTATACAATGATTCCGGATGAAATACTTGAGCAAATTCACTGAACTCATCATCTGTCACCTCCGCCGCGGCAGGAAACCGAAGTCTATTGAAAACCAGCAACAAAAGTCTTCACTCTAGTCTTCACTCCAAGCCTCAATGGCAACTATGCTCTCACTGAATAACTAAATAGCTAATAAATGCAATGGCCAGTCTCTGTAATTCGTAGTCAAATCAGCCGATAATAGGGCGGTGACGAATGATGGACTGGATGTGGATAAGGTGACCCGTGTGGTAGGTTTGATTAGCGGTACATCGGTGGATGGCATTGATGCTGCACTGGTGGACATTGCAGGCAATGGGTTGGATTTGAACGTAACTCTCGTTGCAGGAGCAACCTACCCCTATCCAGAGGCGGTTCGATCGCAAATCTTAGCTGTCTGTGCTGGTCAGCCACTGTCTATGGTGGAACTAGCAGCATTGGATGACGCGATTGCCTACGAATTTGCCCAAGCTGCCCTTGCCATCCAAGCGGGCCACGCACCTGCATCTCTGATTGGTTCCCATGGCCAAACCGTCTATCATCGACCACCAGACAATGCTCCCCACAGCTCTATGCCCTTGGGCTATAGCCTACAACTGGGGCGTGGAGATGTAATCGCCCACTTGACGAAAACAACTACCATCAGCAATTTTCGGGTAGCTGACATTGCTGCCCAAGGACAGGGAGCACCCCTTGTCGCCCGTGTGGATGCTTGTCTACTAGGCCATGACACCCAAACACGTTGCGTACAAAACCTAGGTGGCATTGGTAACGTCACCTATCTGCCTGCACGCAACAGCAGTCCTAATTGGTTAGCCCAAGTCCGGGGATGGGATACAGGGCCGGGTAATGTTCTGATAGATCTTGCTGTGCAGCATTTTTCTGGCGGGCAGCGTCGCTATGACCAGGATGGAGCCTGGGCAGCCAGTGGAACAGTTTGCTCTGCGCTGGTGGAGCGATGGTTGCAACACCCATTTTTTCAACAGGCACCGCCAAAATCGACCGGACGAGAACTCTTCGGTCAAGACTACTTGATGCAATGTTTAGCTGATGCGAAAACCTATAACCTTAGCCCCGCAGACATATTGGCTAGCCTGACTGAATTGACTGTGGTTGCGATCGTCCACAGCTACCAGAGTTTTTTGCCTAAACAGCCAGATCAGGTGATATTGTGTGGAGGTGGAAGTTTAAATGGCTACCTACGAAAACGCTTACAAACTCTGGTAACCCCTATCTCGGTAGTAACGACGGATGATGTTGGCTTGAGTGCTGGGTCTAAGGAGGCAATTGCCTTTGCTGTCTTGGCCTACTGGCGGCAACACAACATGCCTGGTAACCTTCCCCAGGTAACAGGCGCTACTCAAGAGGTGTGCTTGGGTGATATTCACCCGGTCTATCCCAAAAAGAGATAATGTTCTAATTAGGGGTGAATGTGCGCAGATTGGCAATGCCCATGAACTTTCAGCTAGGGTAAAAACCTTATTAGTTCAGTGTTGGAGACGAAGAAAGGCGGGAGATAACTCTTGTGAGTCATACATTCTTGCTAGAACCCGGACGTTGGACACTACAGGGCAATTGGTTAGAGCGAGATGGTGCAGTGCTGGTTGTCAGGGGTGCTGCCATGGTTGCCTGGGGTCAAGACGATTGGTTCACGATGGTCATGAAGTTGGTTTTTCCCGATGCTGATCGCGATGACATCACATTTCAGTACCGAGGACGATTGAATGCTGGCGATCGCCAATATACCTTCATTTTGCAGCATAGTGAATTTGGCAAAGTGGAAGGAGAAGGCTGGATTGCTCCTGAGTCGATCGTGCAGCGATATTGGGTCTTGGGTGACCCCATGCGCCGCACTGGTTTTGAAACCATGTATCGTCTTGATCAAAACACCTACTACCTATCTAGTGGTGTCATGAGTCGAGATTTGATCAGCACGATGGAAGCAACCCTAAAGCGTTAGGACGATGAAGAGCGATCGTGTTAGCCTTGCCTCATAGGGTTATTTTGTCAAGCCGTTGTGTTCACCAGTCCCGAACTTTTTACTGCCTTACCGCCCCTAGACCCCAGCCAACCAGCCCTTAAGCTAGAGTCTGTACTACAAGAGTTGCCCCTGGATACCGTCGTTGTTGATGCAGCTTGCTCTAGCCTAGAGGTAGTGCGTTTGTTTGAGCGCCATCCACTACTCCCTGGTGTGCTTATCTACGAGCAGGGACAATTTTTAGGAATGCTATCTCGACGACGAGTCCATGAGTATCTCCTGCGTCCCCAAGCTGTGGATTTATTCTGGCACCAATCTATTGCCGTATTGCACAGCTATGCCCGTACAGAACTACTGATTCTAGATGGGGCAACATCAATTTTGGTAGCCGCTCAGCAGGCTTTGCGGCGATCGCGGGAATTGATCAGCGAACCGATTGTCGTCAAAGTCAATCAAGATTATCACCTGCTCAACATTCACGAGCTATACATTGCCTACTGGCAAATTCGCGGCATTGAAACTCAGGTGCGATACGAACGGGCACAAGTCCTTATGGTGCAGGCAGACAAAATGGCCAGCCTAGGCCGACTAGTTGATGGCTTAGTGCACGAACTGCTTGACCCAGTTAGCTTTATCTGGGGTAACCTCACTTTCTTGAGCACCTATGTCAATGACCTCATGCGGCTCTTCGCAGCCTACAATCGCTACGTAGAGGTCTTGCCTCCAGAGGTGGTTGCAGCCCAAGAAGAGATTGATATTCCCTTCATTCAACGTGACTTGCCCCGCACATTAGAGAGCATT encodes the following:
- a CDS encoding ATP-binding protein is translated as MFTSPELFTALPPLDPSQPALKLESVLQELPLDTVVVDAACSSLEVVRLFERHPLLPGVLIYEQGQFLGMLSRRRVHEYLLRPQAVDLFWHQSIAVLHSYARTELLILDGATSILVAAQQALRRSRELISEPIVVKVNQDYHLLNIHELYIAYWQIRGIETQVRYERAQVLMVQADKMASLGRLVDGLVHELLDPVSFIWGNLTFLSTYVNDLMRLFAAYNRYVEVLPPEVVAAQEEIDIPFIQRDLPRTLESISTGAKRLAKLATSLQNFCHMDDVYPKPANLHDCLDGILLLLKSRLTTTIQIVRNYGKLPPVPCFIGEIHHVFMTVLTNAVDALLSQAVRQQMLPALPHDRGGSSIHQATPRITITTTVLSQPSQKPTSADDRWASVCIHDNGPGIPTDVYERLLESFAVERRAAKETSLARSYQIITAKHGGMFLIRSQPHAGTEVEIRLPL
- a CDS encoding anhydro-N-acetylmuramic acid kinase; its protein translation is MTRVVGLISGTSVDGIDAALVDIAGNGLDLNVTLVAGATYPYPEAVRSQILAVCAGQPLSMVELAALDDAIAYEFAQAALAIQAGHAPASLIGSHGQTVYHRPPDNAPHSSMPLGYSLQLGRGDVIAHLTKTTTISNFRVADIAAQGQGAPLVARVDACLLGHDTQTRCVQNLGGIGNVTYLPARNSSPNWLAQVRGWDTGPGNVLIDLAVQHFSGGQRRYDQDGAWAASGTVCSALVERWLQHPFFQQAPPKSTGRELFGQDYLMQCLADAKTYNLSPADILASLTELTVVAIVHSYQSFLPKQPDQVILCGGGSLNGYLRKRLQTLVTPISVVTTDDVGLSAGSKEAIAFAVLAYWRQHNMPGNLPQVTGATQEVCLGDIHPVYPKKR
- a CDS encoding GAF domain-containing sensor histidine kinase; this encodes MQVNLKKLLAKPELAALLTEIGSSFNAYIEVVDIKGDCLLRLGQPDSYQGTKQAIASCFPVVVEAVTIGHVQGTAPAAHIAKLLTYLAKQDLEKRGLANELLEKYHELDLFYEISTKLTASLDLQEIAQLVLREAYTLVEATSGVMLLRRAGTSQLEVLSQVGADLQLPTAISLGEGLIGNIVQAGREELVNQLSTDPRPFEGDRAVQNLICVPLITEEQVTGAIVIATTNATPYSTEDLKQVSIFASQTAMAIEKALLHQQALAAADAAQTQAQQLHAALIDLQHAQAQLIQTEKMSSLGQLVAGVAHEINNPVNFIYGNLVHASGYVQDLLELLMRYRKLLDPMPPDLQAFSEAIDLEFLMEDLPQLLTSMQVGADRILEIVKSLRNFSRLDEAEMKAVDIHDGLDSTLMILHNRLKPRGHHPGIEVVKQYGNLPLVECYPGQLNQVFMNILVNAIDALDEFSALKYQALASHPADQPVSWQPKITIHTELIDAYPEHGAKTQDCPPESTKSVVIRIADNGPGMTEDVKQRLFDPFFTTKEVGKGTGLGMAISHQIIVERHGGLLKCRSHPGEGAEFWIQIPLKAANASSKPRGIRRLSPSITPQPPKTPTPLVNLTSATDTDGYVRAQVTSPDRQHLLNRHLELLKKLTHANAINTDDQTGDLYHLFQAHPILLRLYTILLTDLY